From the genome of Gracilibacillus salitolerans, one region includes:
- a CDS encoding Ig-like domain-containing protein: MTDNKKKSKRWLPLYAIISLVIFSAIIFTSNAIASDELDMKVQYAGDEWDLSDDPTQDPDWYTSKDQLTFKVDVSEYYQNLEEGDDSAIPFKVEASQGNRKATVDITKVTNEEGNFNGVYEVMVTPRNSSDGPIDISLNIEEDNNWEIPSEQSPISFTIDKDSEPPEINYSGIENQEVYYSDQELRIDIDEENIEDKSVTVTHNGNQVNPDVEWDGNKGTVLFSESGNYQVEITVVDKVGQETKEELTFYLNTEEPTLKAETELGNIVESGAVLTDNNFSFTIENGIAVDSAQLTIREDNSVIDKVNMETSGNKASVNYSFDEEGTYEVKAELEDAHNGEKHELEAFTITVDQSKPNITITDNNEKPVTDKEIYQNAFDLKLRVEDDNLNLDESSITVTYNSAESEEQREVALSYRDGVATAEYDVDDAGEYTIGGTLVDHAGNKSTIDVSFALYMESDLIDITDKTNNENLKEYYQDDVLVNVKYWDFNPIEKSFSVMKLNLITGEEEPYLDSSDLSSVVFMSWIEHFFQEGEYYLSIETQNIMGNTETEKRKFIVDKTDPEVTIDSPISDKEHITSSSLDEQDGKLFNLRVFDDYLEDYQAQLEVVDTDGKKQTWVDDDAGNWVNQDGTYHFNLNEELIGEEGDYTLSLQAEDEAGRTGEQALHFTIDDTAPVIELSEIDRFNDKKLKNTVTVREYNYEQNNVTIKIEKQNESGEFETYDSDDFDEWENSGLTSEAKFPFVEDGTYRITVNAVDAAGNKAERQRSVFTIDTENPNSTISGVEHQKHYTEGQTVQVDIQDNHIDEAATTLAVNEWNHNSEQFEKSDIDSALAFDRKQAEWRHEFEDEGTYEIIVKAKDKAGRDAEEAHVIFTIDQTDPVVSIDNIKNKTYYDNDLTATFTVDELNYRDNNVTFEVTKGDENYTEQVEGDEGEDWRNAAKQSELTYTFDEDGDYEVKLRAEDKAGNASGSDPISRTFTIDKTNPSISVEGVEKGRYYDNNRDVEVQINDTNFADYELTVTKDEEEYEIEDIEEKDTSISFEHEFKEDGDYVLELSAVDRAGNQSTKVVSFTVDKTDPVILITDEIADFISSDDIEENFIPIKLTEKNIKSKEVTISRVDNDGKKKTYSEEDTGEWIDNGKVHRYDLNESFFEKDGDYEIVVVAEDKAGNTDKASLSFTVDNIAPIIDLSDLNEFNDAAQTETIKVTEHNYNTNKVDIKVYRENAQDEFVPYDDNFASWKNKQEVTSLDFPFTKDGKYRVEVRATDAAGNTAKAKTDVFTIDTVNPDLSITGVTQDTHYRNSKEVRASVKDANVNKSGTVLGVYRLNSSTGKMVPFNANEQPTFTRRSMDWRYQFSTANEGTYRVQLNATDLAGNKGEEQSVDFTIDNTAPVLSIDNITDGTYYDAGRSVEMSILETNHRQNKVQFEVTRNGQDMTNTVQGSRGPSWRTASKLSSLSYHFSQDGAYSIELNATDEAGNRAKTAKKEFVVDTVQPDIEISGVEDGEYYNEDVPVSVRIADVNLDNNTIHVTRNGENYPVGNFSITNNPYENSFANLSHTFSQEGDYEIVVDASDKANNQQSQSIAFTIDKTPPVITPVMGEGDQELEDGSFINRVFQPQFLLDNEEDTIVSVRLNDGSNIAGNIPLASTEMEYNYEVLARDKAGNETTLSISFTLDTTRPELSITGIIGNFTNENVSPHVEYSDRNLDEERTSVTLNGETFRNGMELTGEQDYILEAVITDLADNVTEQSIVFTIDKTGPKIIFKEPLSGQYFNSVVIPDIIIEAMTGYDIIALTLNGEPYELGDPIETEGKHVLYFEVMDQAGNIEQLTVEFIIDLTVPVVIFDGIEENEEVVDAVDLSIQLDNQEDTIKSVSVNGEDYEGTVIEEDGVEVIHYHFSEIDEYNVEVTAYDEAGNEVTENLPFVIAERSLLSQFYENKPLLSGSIAGLLALIIGAITVLARRRAAATAE, encoded by the coding sequence GTGACAGATAACAAAAAGAAGAGTAAAAGATGGCTTCCACTGTATGCAATCATATCTTTAGTTATTTTCTCAGCTATTATTTTTACATCAAATGCTATTGCTTCAGATGAGTTAGATATGAAAGTTCAGTATGCAGGGGATGAATGGGATTTAAGTGATGATCCGACACAAGATCCTGACTGGTACACAAGTAAGGATCAACTCACATTTAAGGTAGACGTAAGTGAATATTATCAAAACCTTGAGGAAGGTGATGACTCGGCTATACCTTTTAAAGTAGAAGCTTCTCAAGGGAATCGTAAAGCAACTGTAGATATAACAAAGGTAACTAATGAAGAAGGAAATTTTAATGGTGTCTATGAAGTAATGGTAACACCTCGTAATAGCTCAGATGGTCCGATTGATATCAGCTTAAATATAGAAGAAGACAATAATTGGGAGATACCTTCTGAGCAAAGTCCGATTTCCTTTACTATTGACAAAGATTCTGAACCTCCGGAAATCAATTATTCAGGTATCGAGAACCAAGAGGTATATTACAGCGATCAGGAATTACGTATCGATATCGATGAGGAGAATATCGAGGATAAGAGTGTGACTGTAACGCATAATGGAAATCAGGTAAATCCTGACGTAGAATGGGATGGTAACAAAGGTACAGTTTTATTCTCGGAAAGTGGTAATTATCAAGTTGAGATTACAGTAGTAGATAAAGTAGGGCAAGAGACGAAGGAAGAACTAACTTTCTATTTGAATACAGAGGAACCTACATTAAAAGCCGAAACTGAGTTAGGTAATATAGTAGAAAGTGGCGCAGTCCTAACTGATAATAATTTTAGTTTTACAATAGAAAATGGAATAGCTGTTGATTCAGCTCAATTAACGATTCGCGAGGATAATAGTGTAATAGATAAAGTGAATATGGAAACAAGTGGAAATAAAGCCAGTGTGAACTATTCATTTGATGAAGAGGGAACATACGAAGTAAAGGCAGAGTTGGAAGATGCTCACAATGGTGAGAAACATGAGCTTGAAGCTTTTACCATTACAGTTGATCAGTCAAAACCTAATATAACGATCACTGATAATAACGAAAAGCCAGTTACAGATAAGGAAATCTATCAAAATGCATTTGACCTGAAGCTTCGGGTAGAGGATGACAATTTAAATCTAGATGAAAGTTCTATTACGGTTACTTACAACTCAGCTGAAAGCGAAGAGCAAAGAGAAGTGGCACTATCTTATAGAGATGGTGTAGCAACAGCAGAGTATGATGTTGATGATGCAGGTGAATATACGATTGGTGGAACACTCGTCGATCATGCAGGTAATAAAAGTACGATTGATGTAAGTTTTGCTTTATACATGGAAAGTGATCTAATCGATATTACTGATAAAACGAATAACGAAAATTTAAAAGAGTATTATCAAGATGATGTGTTAGTGAACGTTAAATACTGGGATTTTAATCCAATTGAAAAGTCTTTTTCCGTTATGAAACTTAATTTAATTACAGGCGAAGAAGAACCATATTTAGATAGTTCTGATCTTTCCAGTGTCGTATTTATGAGTTGGATTGAACACTTCTTTCAAGAAGGTGAATACTATTTATCGATAGAAACACAGAATATAATGGGAAATACAGAAACAGAGAAGCGCAAATTTATTGTCGATAAAACAGATCCAGAGGTTACGATTGATTCACCGATATCCGATAAGGAGCATATTACTTCCTCATCTCTTGATGAACAGGATGGTAAGCTATTTAACCTAAGAGTATTTGATGATTATTTAGAGGATTATCAAGCACAACTTGAAGTGGTCGATACAGATGGTAAGAAACAAACATGGGTAGATGATGATGCAGGTAATTGGGTGAATCAAGATGGAACCTATCACTTTAATCTAAATGAAGAGCTAATAGGTGAAGAAGGAGATTATACCCTTTCGTTACAGGCTGAAGATGAAGCTGGACGAACTGGGGAGCAAGCCCTCCATTTTACTATTGATGATACTGCACCTGTTATTGAACTTTCTGAAATAGACCGATTTAATGATAAAAAACTCAAAAACACGGTTACAGTAAGAGAATATAATTATGAGCAGAATAATGTAACTATTAAGATTGAGAAGCAAAATGAATCTGGTGAATTTGAAACATATGATTCAGATGATTTTGATGAATGGGAAAATAGTGGTTTGACATCAGAAGCAAAATTTCCATTTGTTGAAGATGGGACTTATCGTATCACAGTAAATGCTGTTGATGCTGCTGGCAATAAAGCAGAAAGACAACGTTCAGTTTTCACTATTGATACAGAGAATCCTAATTCAACGATATCAGGTGTCGAGCATCAAAAACACTATACTGAGGGACAGACTGTACAAGTTGATATTCAGGATAATCATATTGATGAAGCAGCTACCACACTTGCGGTTAATGAATGGAATCACAACAGTGAACAATTCGAAAAATCTGATATTGACTCCGCATTAGCGTTTGATCGCAAACAGGCAGAGTGGCGTCACGAATTTGAAGATGAAGGAACATATGAAATTATCGTGAAAGCGAAAGATAAGGCTGGAAGAGATGCAGAAGAAGCACACGTAATTTTTACAATTGATCAGACAGATCCAGTTGTATCGATCGATAATATCAAGAATAAAACTTATTATGACAATGATCTGACAGCAACATTTACTGTAGATGAATTAAATTATCGTGATAATAACGTTACCTTTGAAGTAACAAAAGGTGATGAAAACTATACAGAACAAGTAGAAGGAGATGAAGGAGAAGATTGGAGAAATGCAGCTAAACAATCTGAACTGACATATACCTTTGATGAAGATGGAGACTACGAAGTGAAATTACGTGCCGAAGATAAAGCAGGTAACGCCTCAGGTTCAGATCCAATCAGCAGAACTTTCACGATAGATAAGACAAACCCTTCCATTTCAGTAGAAGGTGTTGAAAAAGGTAGATATTATGACAATAACAGAGATGTAGAAGTTCAGATCAATGATACGAATTTTGCTGATTACGAATTGACGGTTACGAAAGACGAGGAAGAATATGAAATAGAAGACATAGAGGAAAAAGATACATCCATCTCCTTTGAACATGAATTTAAGGAAGATGGCGATTATGTATTGGAGCTTTCCGCAGTAGACCGTGCTGGTAATCAGTCGACTAAGGTAGTGAGCTTTACAGTAGATAAAACAGATCCAGTAATTTTAATTACTGATGAAATAGCAGACTTTATTAGCAGTGATGATATTGAAGAAAACTTCATCCCAATTAAATTAACTGAAAAGAATATTAAATCAAAAGAAGTGACCATTTCTCGTGTGGATAATGATGGTAAAAAGAAAACTTATTCTGAAGAGGACACTGGTGAATGGATAGACAATGGGAAAGTTCATCGTTATGACTTGAACGAAAGCTTTTTCGAAAAAGATGGTGATTATGAGATTGTTGTTGTCGCAGAAGACAAGGCAGGTAATACAGATAAGGCGAGCTTATCATTCACTGTCGACAATATTGCACCGATAATTGATCTGTCTGATCTAAATGAATTTAATGATGCAGCACAGACAGAAACGATTAAAGTAACAGAGCATAATTACAATACTAACAAAGTGGATATTAAGGTTTATCGCGAGAATGCCCAAGATGAGTTCGTTCCATATGATGATAATTTTGCAAGTTGGAAAAACAAGCAAGAAGTTACGTCATTAGATTTTCCTTTCACAAAGGATGGAAAATATCGAGTGGAAGTACGTGCAACAGATGCAGCAGGAAACACTGCAAAAGCGAAAACAGACGTTTTTACGATTGATACGGTGAATCCTGATTTAAGTATTACAGGTGTAACACAGGATACACATTATCGTAACAGTAAAGAAGTGAGAGCTTCTGTCAAGGATGCAAATGTTAATAAATCAGGTACAGTTTTAGGTGTGTATCGACTCAATTCTTCAACAGGTAAAATGGTTCCATTTAATGCAAATGAACAGCCAACTTTTACAAGACGTTCAATGGATTGGCGCTATCAATTCTCGACGGCAAATGAAGGAACGTATCGTGTTCAATTAAATGCAACTGATTTAGCTGGTAATAAAGGAGAAGAACAATCTGTAGACTTTACAATCGATAACACTGCACCAGTTTTATCGATTGACAATATCACAGACGGTACCTATTACGATGCTGGTAGGTCAGTAGAGATGAGTATTCTTGAAACAAACCATCGTCAAAATAAAGTACAGTTCGAAGTGACACGGAATGGTCAGGATATGACAAATACAGTACAAGGTTCTAGAGGTCCTTCATGGAGAACTGCGAGTAAGTTGTCTAGCTTAAGCTATCATTTCTCGCAAGATGGAGCTTATAGTATTGAATTAAATGCGACAGACGAAGCTGGCAATAGAGCTAAGACTGCTAAGAAGGAATTTGTCGTTGATACGGTACAACCAGATATTGAAATTTCTGGTGTGGAGGATGGAGAATATTATAATGAAGATGTTCCTGTCTCTGTAAGAATTGCAGATGTAAACTTAGATAATAATACCATTCATGTTACACGCAATGGAGAGAATTATCCAGTCGGTAATTTCTCGATCACGAATAATCCTTACGAAAATTCATTTGCTAATTTAAGTCATACCTTCAGTCAGGAAGGTGATTATGAAATAGTAGTAGACGCCAGTGATAAAGCGAATAATCAACAGTCACAATCTATCGCTTTTACCATTGATAAAACACCACCTGTTATCACACCGGTAATGGGTGAAGGAGATCAAGAGCTTGAAGATGGTTCATTTATTAATCGTGTATTTCAACCGCAGTTCCTATTGGATAATGAGGAAGATACGATTGTATCTGTGAGATTAAATGATGGTTCCAATATTGCTGGTAATATCCCATTAGCTTCGACAGAAATGGAATATAATTATGAGGTGTTAGCACGAGATAAAGCTGGAAATGAAACTACATTATCGATAAGCTTTACACTAGATACAACAAGACCGGAGTTAAGTATTACTGGCATCATTGGAAACTTTACAAATGAAAATGTCAGTCCGCATGTAGAGTATTCTGATCGCAACTTAGATGAAGAACGAACATCCGTGACGTTGAACGGAGAAACTTTTAGAAATGGGATGGAATTAACTGGTGAACAGGATTATATTCTTGAGGCTGTTATTACAGACTTAGCGGATAATGTAACAGAACAGTCAATTGTGTTTACGATTGATAAGACTGGACCAAAAATTATCTTTAAAGAACCATTGTCAGGGCAATACTTTAACAGTGTGGTCATTCCTGATATCATTATTGAGGCGATGACAGGCTATGATATTATTGCATTGACCCTTAATGGAGAACCATATGAGTTAGGCGATCCAATTGAAACAGAAGGTAAGCATGTACTCTATTTTGAAGTTATGGACCAAGCAGGAAATATTGAGCAGCTTACGGTAGAATTTATTATAGATCTAACTGTACCAGTAGTCATTTTTGATGGTATTGAAGAAAATGAGGAAGTTGTTGACGCTGTTGACTTATCTATTCAGTTAGATAACCAAGAAGACACGATTAAATCCGTATCCGTTAATGGTGAGGATTATGAAGGTACAGTTATAGAAGAAGATGGAGTCGAAGTAATTCATTATCATTTCTCAGAAATCGATGAGTATAATGTAGAAGTTACTGCATATGATGAAGCAGGTAACGAAGTTACTGAAAACTTACCATTTGTAATAGCGGAAAGAAGTTTACTATCCCAGTTCTATGAAAATAAACCATTACTCTCTGGTAGTATTGCAGGACTTCTAGCGCTGATAATTGGTGCTATTACAGTATTGGCACGTAGAAGAGCAGCAGCAACAGCGGAATAG
- the secA gene encoding preprotein translocase subunit SecA, whose protein sequence is MRGLLKKVFGDGNQRELKSLEKIADEIEALEPSIQLLSDDDLKNKTQVFMERYQNGETLDDLLVEAFAVVREAAKRVLGMRPFYVQLVGAIAMHNGNIAEMKTGEGKTLASTMPAYLNAITGKGVHIITVNDYLADRDAREMGELYQFLGLTVGFNQNGMPKEEKREAYEADITYGTNNEFGFDYLRDNMVLYKEQMVQRPLHFAIIDEVDSILIDEARTPLIISGTAQKSASMYQQANSFVRTLKNEDDYTFDEKSKGVQLTEEGMNKAERFFNIENLFDLNNVTLMHHINQALKAHVAMHRDTDYVVEEDQVVIVDQFTGRLMKGRRYSDGLHQAIEAKEGLQIQNESMTLASITFQNYFRMYEKLAGMTGTAKTEEEEFRNIYAMDVVAIPTNQPIIREDKADLIYKTMEGKFRAVVEEIKERYEKGQPVLVGTVAVETSELIAKLLKKAGVNHNVLNAKNHYREAEIIENAGQKHAVTIATNMAGRGTDIKLGDGVKDLGGLAVIGTERHESRRIDNQLRGRSGRQGDPGVTQFYLSMEDELMRRFGSDNMKNMMERLGMDDTQPIESKMVSRAVESAQKRVEGNNFDARKTILSYDDVLRQQREIIYKQRFDVIDSDNLREIIEQMIQTTVENAVDTYMADDIPENWNLTGLIEYIHATLLESDWITEDDLKGKEKDEVTDLIMAKIKEKYEQKEEEFTSERMREFEKVIVLRTVDTKWMDHIDQMDQLRQGIHLRAYGQNDPLREYQMEGFSMFEQMVDVINEEVAKYVMKAQIRENLKREAVVKDTQAVSGGDQQKKKVKRPYVKVQTVGRNEPCPCGSGKKYKHCHGR, encoded by the coding sequence ATGCGTGGATTATTAAAAAAAGTATTCGGTGATGGTAACCAACGTGAACTCAAAAGTTTAGAAAAAATTGCAGATGAAATAGAAGCGTTAGAGCCATCGATACAGCTATTATCAGATGATGATTTAAAAAATAAAACGCAAGTCTTTATGGAACGCTATCAAAACGGTGAAACCCTTGATGATCTCTTGGTTGAAGCATTTGCAGTAGTTCGCGAAGCTGCGAAACGTGTGTTAGGCATGCGACCATTTTATGTACAACTTGTTGGTGCGATAGCGATGCATAACGGTAATATCGCAGAGATGAAAACAGGGGAAGGGAAAACTCTCGCTTCCACCATGCCTGCATATTTAAATGCAATAACCGGAAAAGGTGTACACATTATCACAGTAAACGACTACTTAGCTGATCGTGATGCCAGAGAAATGGGAGAATTATATCAATTTTTAGGCTTAACAGTTGGGTTTAACCAAAATGGTATGCCTAAAGAAGAAAAAAGAGAAGCATATGAAGCAGACATCACATATGGTACAAATAACGAATTTGGTTTCGACTATTTGCGTGACAATATGGTTTTGTACAAAGAACAAATGGTACAGCGCCCCTTACACTTTGCCATTATCGATGAGGTCGACTCGATTTTAATTGACGAGGCGCGTACTCCACTTATTATTTCCGGTACCGCACAAAAATCAGCAAGTATGTATCAGCAAGCGAATTCTTTTGTACGCACATTAAAAAATGAAGATGATTATACGTTTGATGAAAAGTCAAAAGGTGTACAGTTAACAGAAGAAGGAATGAATAAGGCGGAACGTTTCTTTAACATTGAGAATCTGTTTGATCTTAACAATGTCACACTAATGCATCATATTAATCAAGCATTAAAAGCACATGTGGCGATGCATCGAGATACTGATTATGTCGTGGAAGAAGACCAAGTGGTGATTGTCGATCAATTCACAGGCCGTTTAATGAAGGGTCGTCGATACAGTGATGGTTTACACCAAGCGATTGAGGCAAAAGAAGGCCTGCAAATTCAAAACGAAAGTATGACGCTAGCATCTATCACATTCCAAAACTACTTCCGAATGTATGAAAAACTCGCCGGTATGACAGGTACTGCGAAAACGGAAGAAGAGGAGTTCCGTAATATTTATGCGATGGATGTTGTTGCAATACCGACTAACCAGCCAATTATCCGTGAAGATAAAGCTGATTTAATTTATAAGACAATGGAAGGTAAGTTTAGAGCGGTTGTCGAGGAGATAAAAGAACGTTATGAAAAAGGTCAACCAGTATTAGTTGGTACAGTGGCGGTCGAAACGTCCGAATTAATTGCGAAGTTATTGAAAAAAGCTGGTGTCAATCATAATGTGTTAAACGCGAAAAACCATTATCGTGAAGCTGAAATTATCGAAAATGCTGGTCAGAAGCATGCTGTGACGATTGCTACCAATATGGCTGGTCGTGGTACAGATATCAAACTCGGTGATGGTGTGAAAGATTTAGGCGGCCTTGCAGTCATAGGTACAGAGCGTCACGAATCTCGCCGTATTGATAACCAGTTACGGGGGCGTTCCGGTCGTCAAGGGGACCCTGGGGTAACGCAATTCTATTTATCAATGGAAGATGAATTAATGCGTCGATTCGGGTCAGACAATATGAAAAATATGATGGAACGACTCGGAATGGATGATACGCAACCGATTGAAAGTAAAATGGTTTCACGTGCAGTGGAATCGGCACAAAAACGTGTAGAAGGTAATAACTTTGATGCACGTAAAACAATTCTATCGTATGATGACGTGTTACGACAGCAACGTGAGATTATTTACAAGCAACGTTTTGATGTAATTGATTCTGATAATCTGCGTGAAATTATTGAACAAATGATTCAGACCACAGTGGAAAATGCTGTCGACACATATATGGCAGATGATATTCCCGAGAACTGGAACCTAACTGGTTTAATTGAATATATCCATGCTACCTTACTGGAATCAGATTGGATTACAGAAGATGATCTGAAAGGTAAAGAAAAAGATGAAGTAACCGACTTGATCATGGCAAAAATTAAAGAAAAATATGAGCAAAAAGAAGAAGAATTTACATCTGAAAGAATGCGTGAATTTGAAAAAGTCATCGTTCTTCGTACAGTAGATACGAAATGGATGGACCATATCGATCAGATGGATCAACTTCGCCAAGGTATTCACTTGAGAGCATACGGCCAAAATGATCCACTGCGCGAATACCAGATGGAAGGTTTCTCCATGTTCGAGCAGATGGTTGATGTGATTAATGAAGAAGTAGCAAAATATGTAATGAAAGCACAAATTCGTGAAAACTTAAAAAGAGAAGCAGTTGTGAAAGATACGCAAGCTGTATCTGGTGGCGATCAGCAAAAGAAAAAAGTGAAAAGACCTTATGTCAAAGTACAAACAGTCGGACGTAATGAACCATGCCCTTGTGGCAGTGGTAAGAAATACAAACATTGTCATGGACGTTAA
- the prfB gene encoding peptide chain release factor 2 (programmed frameshift), whose product MELVEIKQELDKMAKRLADFRGSLDLDAKRARIAELDEVMSNPSFWNDQQAAQKTINEANGLKELVQAFDKNEESLENAEVSYELVKEENDEDLREELENEAQSLTEALNQFELFILLSEPYDKNNAILELHPGAGGTESQDWANMLLRLYTRWAESKGFKVETLDYLPGEEAGVKSVTLLIKGHNAYGYLKAEKGVHRLVRISPFDSSGRRHTSFVSCDVTPELDDDIDIEINTEDLKIDTYRSSGAGGQHVNTTDSAVRITHLPTNTVVTCQSERSQIKNRDQAMKMLKAKLYQLEIEKQQQEMAEIRGEQKEIGWGSQIRSYVFHPYSMVKDHRTDYETGNTQAVMDGEIDNFIDAYLRSVMN is encoded by the exons ATGGAACTAGTAGAAATTAAACAAGAATTAGATAAGATGGCTAAGCGATTAGCGGATTTTAGGGGGTCTCTT GACTTAGATGCAAAGAGAGCCCGAATCGCCGAATTGGATGAGGTCATGTCAAATCCGAGCTTTTGGAATGATCAACAGGCAGCCCAGAAAACAATCAATGAGGCAAATGGTTTAAAAGAGTTAGTACAAGCTTTTGATAAAAATGAAGAATCATTGGAAAATGCAGAAGTTTCCTATGAATTAGTCAAAGAAGAAAATGATGAGGACCTTCGGGAAGAATTAGAAAATGAAGCACAATCTCTCACCGAAGCACTCAATCAATTTGAATTATTTATTCTTTTAAGTGAACCATATGATAAGAACAATGCCATCTTGGAATTGCACCCAGGTGCTGGTGGTACTGAATCACAAGACTGGGCAAACATGCTTTTACGTTTGTATACAAGATGGGCAGAATCAAAAGGATTCAAAGTAGAAACCCTAGATTATCTTCCAGGTGAAGAAGCAGGGGTCAAAAGTGTTACTCTCTTAATCAAAGGCCATAATGCCTATGGTTATTTGAAAGCAGAAAAAGGGGTGCACCGTCTTGTTCGTATCTCACCATTTGATTCATCTGGCCGTCGTCACACGTCATTCGTTTCCTGTGATGTAACGCCAGAGTTAGACGATGATATTGATATCGAGATCAATACCGAAGATTTGAAAATTGATACGTATCGTTCGAGCGGTGCTGGGGGACAACACGTTAATACAACCGACTCAGCTGTCCGTATTACCCATTTACCAACAAACACGGTAGTAACGTGTCAATCAGAAAGATCACAAATAAAAAACAGAGATCAAGCGATGAAGATGTTAAAAGCAAAATTATATCAATTAGAAATTGAAAAACAACAACAAGAAATGGCTGAAATTCGTGGAGAACAGAAAGAAATTGGTTGGGGCAGTCAAATACGTTCTTATGTCTTCCATCCGTATTCAATGGTAAAAGATCACCGCACAGATTACGAAACAGGGAATACCCAAGCAGTAATGGATGGAGAGATAGACAATTTTATCGATGCTTATTTACGTTCTGTAATGAATTAA
- a CDS encoding YitT family protein, with amino-acid sequence MTRYRRKQMPNWLRQTLDYTFVLIGAFFVAIAFNLFLLPNNIASGGVAGVSTITKAVFNWEPSIVQWGLNIPLFIAGVVILGKNFGAKSLVGTIILPFYVFLTRDIQPATADPLLAAIFGGMIVGIGIGIVFRGKASTGGMDLAAQILHKYTALPLGVCLAVFDGLIVLTASFVFSIEEGLYALIGLFITSRTIDFVQVGLNTSKNVMVITNQPEEVRRILLNDIDRGVTIFKGSGGYTDEDRKVLMCVVQQNEFSKTTRAVKSIDPDAFVIAMNATEVLGEGFKR; translated from the coding sequence ATGACGAGATACCGAAGAAAACAAATGCCTAACTGGTTACGACAAACATTAGATTATACTTTTGTATTAATAGGTGCTTTTTTTGTCGCCATAGCATTTAACCTATTTTTATTACCAAATAATATCGCATCAGGTGGTGTTGCGGGGGTCAGTACGATTACAAAAGCTGTCTTCAATTGGGAACCATCGATAGTACAATGGGGTCTAAACATTCCATTGTTTATCGCAGGAGTTGTCATTCTAGGAAAAAATTTTGGAGCAAAATCCCTTGTTGGTACGATAATTTTACCATTTTATGTATTTTTGACAAGAGATATACAACCAGCAACAGCTGATCCACTACTGGCAGCTATCTTTGGTGGGATGATTGTCGGAATTGGGATTGGCATTGTCTTTCGTGGAAAAGCTTCAACAGGTGGGATGGATTTAGCAGCACAGATACTACATAAATATACCGCTCTACCACTCGGCGTATGTTTAGCTGTATTTGACGGCTTAATCGTATTAACAGCTTCATTTGTCTTCTCTATTGAAGAAGGTTTATACGCGTTGATCGGTTTATTTATTACTAGCCGGACAATTGATTTTGTTCAAGTGGGTCTAAATACCTCTAAGAATGTTATGGTTATAACGAATCAACCTGAAGAAGTTCGTCGAATTTTGTTGAATGATATTGATCGAGGTGTTACTATCTTTAAAGGGTCTGGTGGTTATACAGATGAGGATCGGAAAGTGTTAATGTGTGTCGTTCAGCAAAATGAGTTCAGTAAGACCACAAGAGCTGTCAAATCCATAGATCCAGATGCTTTTGTTATTGCCATGAACGCAACAGAAGTGTTAGGAGAAGGATTCAAACGATAA
- the ftsE gene encoding cell division ATP-binding protein FtsE, with the protein MIKMQEVYMTYPNGVVALNGVNVTIEQGEFVYIVGQSGAGKSTFTKMLFREEVPTKGSVLVNNTDITSLKWKEVPYFRRNIGVVYQDFRLLPKLTVYENIAFALEVIEESPKSIRKRVMNVLDQVGLKNKARFIPDELSGGEQQRVAIARAMVNHPSLLIADEPTGNLDPETSWEIMRILEEINASGTTILMATHSKEIVNTIKKRVIAMEDGMIVRDEHRGEYGYEV; encoded by the coding sequence ATGATAAAAATGCAAGAAGTATATATGACTTATCCTAATGGAGTTGTTGCACTCAATGGAGTAAATGTAACAATTGAACAAGGAGAGTTTGTCTACATAGTAGGACAGAGTGGTGCAGGTAAATCAACTTTTACCAAAATGTTATTTCGAGAAGAAGTACCAACCAAGGGTTCCGTTTTAGTAAATAATACAGATATAACATCATTAAAGTGGAAGGAAGTACCTTATTTCCGAAGAAATATAGGTGTTGTTTATCAGGATTTTCGATTATTACCGAAATTAACGGTATATGAAAATATTGCATTTGCTTTGGAAGTAATTGAAGAATCACCAAAGAGCATTCGTAAACGGGTGATGAATGTATTAGATCAGGTTGGGTTAAAAAATAAAGCCCGTTTTATTCCTGATGAGTTATCAGGTGGGGAACAACAACGTGTGGCAATTGCCAGGGCGATGGTAAACCATCCGTCATTATTAATTGCGGACGAGCCAACTGGTAATTTAGACCCAGAAACTTCTTGGGAAATCATGCGAATTTTAGAAGAAATTAATGCAAGTGGTACAACGATTTTAATGGCAACTCACAGTAAAGAAATAGTGAATACAATAAAAAAACGAGTGATTGCTATGGAAGACGGTATGATTGTACGTGACGAGCATCGAGGAGAGTATGGATATGAAGTTTAG